The following are encoded together in the Lepidochelys kempii isolate rLepKem1 chromosome 7, rLepKem1.hap2, whole genome shotgun sequence genome:
- the KCTD6 gene encoding BTB/POZ domain-containing protein KCTD6 produces the protein MDNGDWGYMMTDPVTINVGGHLYTTSLTTLTRYPDSMLGAMFGGDFPTARDSQGNYFIDRDGPLFRYVLNFLRTSELTLPLDFKEFDLLRKEADFYQIEPLIQCLNDPKPLYPVDTFEEVVELSSTRKLSKYSNPVAVIITQLTITTKVHSLLEGISNHFTKWNKHMMDTRDCQVSFTFGPCDYHQEVSLRVHLMEYITKQGFSIRNTRVHHMSERANENTVEHNWTFCRLARKTDD, from the coding sequence atGACTGATCCAGTCACAATAAATGTGGGTGGACACTTGTATACAACATCCCTCACCACTCTAACGAGATATCCCGATTCAATGCTTGGGGCCATGTTCGGGGGAGACTTCCCCACTGCCAGGGACTCTCAGGGCAATTACTTCATTGACCGAGATGGACCACTTTTCCGGTATGTTCTTAACTTTTTAAGGACTTCAGAGTTGACTTTGCCACTGGACTTCAAGGAATTTGACTTGCTTCGAAAAGAAGCAGATTTTTATCAAATTGAACCCCTAATCCAGTGTCTTAATGACCCCAAGCCTTTGTATCCTGTGGATACCTTTGAGGAAGTAGTGGAGCTGTCCAGCACACGGAAACTTTCCAAATACTCCAATCCAGTGGCAGTAATCATAACACAGTTAACCATCACAACTAAGGTCCATTCATTACTGGAAGGCATTTCAAACCACTTTACCAAGTGGAATAAGCACATGATGGACACAAGAGACTGCCAAGTTTCCTTTACTTTTGGGCCATGTGATTACCACCAGGAAGTTTCCCTCAGAGTCCATCTGATGGAGTACATTACAAAACAAGGTTTCTCTATCAGAAATACAAGAGTTCACCATATGAGCGAGCGGGCCAATGAAAATACAGTGGAGCACAACTGGACTTTCTGTAGACTGGCTCGGAAAACGGATGACTGA